A part of Neodiprion pinetum isolate iyNeoPine1 chromosome 4, iyNeoPine1.2, whole genome shotgun sequence genomic DNA contains:
- the LOC124217908 gene encoding proteasome activator complex subunit 4, producing the protein MDEDTMDNDFGDELTIDSSTGSLGFQPQKEIFCNKLLPYANIIDAEAQSRFSEIKANLGRAILLREVRFGCSLWTARLCKYIKIYGMKFSKEDHILLVKLMYELITIPNLEPHKVAEFGATLIILLKKKELISPEELELPWKPLYDLTYRIMATGETALGMYRYFSSIESTLDVLVHAAKVYFPVTATQEILDKLRPCLYPLDSSMMATTMETLEWFLPLKLPPKYHSIGHQLWFEEFMSLWEVCHNAPTWEYEIMWLMSRLATSNIGYIDWEPYVPLMFTRFIRYLNLPVTYKHMQSSKHHKMDTSSIAIWIVSVLGHRSCAQDYLTKFLKTIESYIHPANYGQWHSKLRELLSKLPLHFILRLHRERYGKQTWEEPVPEPFKLTDEDVDRFVLSIKPLAMTAMFGKMGGIDAGQALQYLATMRPKLIIPDVLERLYSVLDSLTEPHKLTASMNCVVAVARPLVQGLRNYNTGYEYGEGPSQVLPLLFSTLPGIDPNDARKSFLTFRLISVFAGIIPIVDSSRVPDPISEEDRLICESTSRFEDFVLQFLDKVFSLIDSSSLEFVRLESHGGDGKSKLESLFENALAGGCTGLLGQTSDAIFDCALRKLRSLATERILETQVAGRLAAVLCRSFSRGNGQQTLRVLLPPLVRNILDAVGQSDDIAKEENLDNQLLYSMQLLAETLDTRGNYLLPYIDVLIEVLDKTLYLKSREGNQTASRLLKILLLSLSTVTPVDFKSSVGDYNDPEYMSIKDWGQAVDNKDLNVKWYVPGVDEVAAIKKIFSKYLPPVLEKIKRFTGDKNTLTREELLTNLNIMSAILIGCEAFLPVWSEPHIEPVESALEWTSFTPELGIQGELLMPDGSNVRRHIVNIMRDLQSNILRDGEDDIKSLFVVIEIWGSLLLGRMRIGEDHEVRRKNFMIGKKVIEDKLKGKQRHMRTLMVQRAAMQHEIRILESVVCLTETHKSIMLELFILGTSRYGEVRSRAQSRLFTALQYFPCSYELIVPEIVKILGKDSEEHHEAFKGVLYILLGPKQAPIITKRNWILLNTLWPALVLSKPSEKLSVIRLKEKLADTVRKLFPTISIEIEIPSRCIEAAKLLWDNYPKPSLLQPTEIEIEKGVESLKNLGKINVEYYNSLLDKLLKAIIEQSLHWRHRLMAISLIRDLVHPDQIYPAKIVRFFLSSLIHESLEERKIAIKAMLFIFKQQKRKHPKVTIDRSRFENQGECQKLSPGKRPDNAWLQYNYETRPLTSEQWEEQRFMHRAWVGYYTWPKEVKVYAPSSQQPSLDPNIRVLTDEEKEIDIFFNDPSNISKLIGYFSLEERKGKDKFDGYRFVLFKGLFRNHGDVHLKHFLPHLKRLVAEKQESSQRCAAEIVAGLIRGAKHWTFPMTKKMWEDLLPIVRTALSNLTVETVTDWGICFATAQESRDPNRQHWLLECLMEEPPLGESEASFVECGRLYALQGVLSQQSWRVSELQNRLLVRLEDRLLANPFQNVRERLGSLLATIFDSDLMFPDACQRTNSPILVQEFMDKVMPRLQMLAQDPATPSIKRAEPTELSSLVNQVNLNELSKDPKNEEREGAARLLKTLCKWLIGSIVRSQYGALPAHYQLFPIVCQLENSEVDEELSRTCTSTLAVLAQAFTLPQHIPTALDTVDKISASTSWWTRATCLEFLQVLIFHNMSILLSNPLWVGQVRRLVLCLLEDERLEVREKAGQVLGGLLHCTFIPDQEILLKDLKIKAKTKLRQKKKQQSNDATTNHERSAEAASIRVRHAGVLGLCAFINAHPYDVPPFLPSIFEELGPHLNDPQPIPATIRKTLGDFKRTHYDGWLGENGHQQRFTEEQLAVLQDLVVPPTYFA; encoded by the exons TGGAAACCGCTTTATGACTTGACATATCGCATCATGGCCACAGGAGAAACGGCCCTTGGGATGTACCGGTATTTTTCATCCATCGAATCAACCCTTGATGTTCTGGTTCATGCTGCCAAAGTCTACTTCCCTGTGACAGCGACCCAAGAAATACTGGACAAACTTAGACCGTGCCTCTATCCTCTCGATTCTTCTATGATGGCAACGACGATGGAAACCTTGGAATGGTTTTTGCCACTGAAGTTACCGCCAAAGTATCACTCGATAGGGCATCAGTTGTGGTTTGAAGAGTTCATGAGCCTGTGGGAAGTTTGTCACAATGCGCCAACCTGGGAATACGAAATAATGTGGCTTATGTCCAGGCTTGCTACTAGCAATATCGGATACATTGATTGGGAGCCATACGTTCCCCTTATGTTTACAAGATTTATTCGCTACTTGAACTTGCCAGTCACATACAAGCACATGCAAAGCAGTAAACATCACAAAATGGATACATCGTCCATCGCTATATGGATCGTCTCAGTGCTG GGTCACAGATCATGCGCGCAAGACTATTTAACtaagtttttgaaaacaatagAGAGCTATATTCACCCCGCTAATTATGGCCAATGGCACTCGAAGTTGCGGGAATTGCTCAGTAAACTTCCTCTGCATTTCATCTTACGCCTCCACAG GGAACGCTATGGCAAGCAGACATGGGAAGAACCTGTACCTGAACCATTCAAGCTTACCGACGAAGATGTTGATCGATTTGTTTTGAGTATAAAACCGCTTGCTATGACAGCAATGTTTGGAAAAATGGGTGGTATTGACGCCGGTCAGGCTCTACAATATTTGGCTACCATGCGGCCTAAGTTAATCATTCCAGATGTCCTAGAGCGGTTGTACTCTGTACTGGATTCACTCACGGAACCACACAAATTAACGGCATCCATGAACTGTGTTGTGGCAGTAGCTCGGCCGCTAGTTCAAGGCTTGAGAAATTACAACACAG GTTACGAATATGGAGAGGGGCCATCCCAAGTTTTACCTCTCCTGTTCTCAACTCTGCCTGGTATAGATCCTAACGACGCGAGAAAATCATTTCTCACATTTCGATTGATATCTGTATTCGCCGGGATAATTCCGATAGTGGATTCGTCAAGAGTGCCAGACCCTATCAGTGAAGAGGATAGATTGATCTGCGAGTCAACATCGCGTTTTGAAGATTTTGTTCTTCAGTTTTTAGACAAAGTCTTCAGCCTGATAGATTCGAGCTCTCTAGAATTTGTGAGGCTTGAGAGTCATGGCGGGGATGGAAAGAGCAAGCTTGAATCATTGTTTGAAAATGCCTTAGCTGGCGGCTGTACTGGTCTTCTTGGCCAAACTAGCGATGCTATTTTCGATTGTGCCTTACGAAAACTTCGTTCCCTTGCTACCGAACGTATTTTAGAAACTCAGGTTGCCGGCCGACTGGCAGCCGTTCTTTGCCGCTCATTTTCTCGTGGTAATGGACAGCAAACGCTGCGGGTACTTCTTCCACCTCTGGTTAGGAACATATTGGATGCAGTCGGACAAAGCGACGATATTGCCAAGGAGGAAAATTTAGATAATCAGCTTTTGTACAGTATGCAACTACTTGCCGAAACTCTTGACACGAGGGGAAACTATCTACTACCTTACATCGACGTACTGATCGAAGTTCTTGACAAGACGTTATACTTGAAATCCAGGGAAGGAAATCAGACCGCTTCTCGActtttgaagatacttcttCTGTCTTTGTCGACGGTTACACCTGTTGATTTTAAGTCGTCTGTTGGGGATTACAATGATCCCGAATATATGTCAATTAAGGACTGGGGACAGGCGGTAGATAACAAAGATCTCAATGTCAAATGGTATGTACCTGGAGTAGATGAAGTGGcagcaattaaaaaaattttttcaaagtatctACCGCCTGTTCTGGAGAAGATAAAGCGTTTTACTGGAGATAAAAACACATTAACCAG AGAGGAGCTTTTGACAAATCTCAATATAATGAGTGCTATTCTCATCGGCTGTGAGGCATTTTTGCCAGTTTGGTCCGAACCTCACATTGAACCGGTGGAATCAGCCTTAGAGTGGACTTCTTTTACACCAGAACTCGGAATTCAAGGGGAACTGTTGATGCCAGATGGAAGTAACGTCAGGCGGCATATAGTGAATATCATGCGCGATTTGCAATCCAATATATTGAGGGATGGTGAAGACGATATAAAAAGTTTATTCGTTGTGATTGAG ATCTGGGGTTCTCTGCTGTTGGGGAGAATGCGAATAGGCGAAGATCACGAAGTGAGGCGAAAGAATTTCATGATTGGTAAAAAAGTAATAGAGGATAAACTGAAAGGGAAGCAAAGGCACATGAGAACATTGATGGTGCAACGTGCGGCGATGCAGCACGAAATTCGTATATTGGAAAGCGTGGTCTGTCTCACAGAAACGCACAAGTCCATTATGTTGGAACTATTCATATTGGGAACCAGCAGGTATGGAGAAGTCCGATCAAGGGCGCAGAGTCGACTATTTACCGCCTTGCAATATTTTCCGTGCTCATATGAGTTGATTGTTCCCGAGATAGTGAAAATATTGGGCAAAGACAGCGAAGAACATCATGAAGCATTCAAA GGAGTCTTATACATTTTGTTAGGTCCAAAGCAAGCTCCGATAATCACAAAACGAAATTGGATATTATTGAATACACTTTGGCCAGCGTTGGTTTTATCTAAACCTTCTGAAAAATTGTCTGTAATTcgtttgaaagaaaagttaGCGGACACGGTACGCAAGCTTTTTCCAACAATTTCTATAGAAATTGAAATACCATCAAGATGTATCGAGGCAGCAAAATTATTATGGGATAACTATCCTAAACCCAGTTTACTACAGCCGACCGAAATTGAAATCGAAAAGGGAGTGGAGAGCTTAAAGaatttaggaaaaataaatgtagaATATTACAATAGTCTGTTGGACAAATTACTTAAAGCTATTATCGAACAAAGTCTCCATTGGAGGCACAGGCTGATGGCGATCAGTCTTATAAGGGACTTGGTTCATCCCGATCAGATATATCCTGCGAAAATAGTGCGCTTCTTTCTCAGCTCATTGATACACGAGTCTTtggaggagagaaaaatagcCATCAAAGCCatgcttttcattttcaaacaacagaagagaaaacaTCCAAAG gTAACGATAGATCGTTCCAGGTTCGAGAATCAAGGTGAGTGTCAAAAATTGAGCCCTGGGAAAAGGCCTGACAATGCTTGGCTTCAGTACAATTACGAAACCCGTCCTCTGACCTCTGAGCAGTGGGAAGAGCAGAGGTTCATGCACCGTGCATGGGTAGGATATTACACATGGCCAAAAGAGGTTAAAGTCTACGCTCCATCTTCTCAGCAGCCATCGTTAGACCCAAATATAAGAGTATTAACTGACGAGGAAAAGGAGATAGACATTTTCTTCAACGATCCGTCAAATATCTCAAAACTCATAGGATATTTTAGTTTGGAAGAAAGAAAGGGGAAAGACAAGTTCGACGGTTACCGTTTTGTCCTTTTCAAAGGCTTGTTCAGAAACCATGGGGATGTGCATCTTAAGCACTTTCTACCTCACCTGAAAAGGTTGGTAGCGGAGAAACAAGAGAGCAGCCAGCGATGTGCCGCAGAGATAGTTGCAGGTCTTATACGAGGCGCGAAGCACTGGACATTCccaatgacaaaaaaaatgtgggAAGACTTACTGCCTATTGTCAGAACAGCGCTCAGTAATTTGACCGTTGAAACTGTCACCGATTGGGGAATCTGCTTTGCCACTGCGCAGGAGAGTAGAGATCCTAATAGGCAACACTGGCTGTTAGAGTGTCTCATGGAAGAACCGCCACTGGGTGAATCTGAGGCATCATTCGTTGAGTGCGGAAGGTTGTACGCTTTGCAAGGGGTACTGAGCCAGCAGTCCTGGCGAGTTTCAGAGTTACAGAATCGCCTGCTCGTTCGTTTGGAGGACAGATTACTAGCAAATCCTTTCCAAAACGTTCGGGAACGTCTAGGATCTCTGTTAGCTACAATTTTTGACTCAGATCTCATGTTTCCGGATGCTTGTCAAAGAACAAATTCACCTATTCTCGTACAAGAATTTATGGACAAAGTAATGCCAAGACTACAAATGTTGGCTCAAGATCCTGCTACTCCAAGTATCAAGAGAGCAGAGCCTACCGAATTGTCTTCGCTGGTAAATCAAGTCAATCTGAACGAATTGTCCAAGGATCCGAAAAACGAGGAACGCGAGGGAGCGGCTAGATTGTTAAAGACTCTATGTAAATGGCTAATCGGCAGCATAGTTCGATCTCAGTATGGCGCGCTGCCAGCCCATTATCAACTCTTTCCAATAGTCTGTCAGCTAGAAAACAGCGAGGTTGACGAAGAATTGAGCAGAACCTGTACTAGCACGCTGGCTGTCTTAGCTCAGGCATTTACACTGCCCCAACACATTCCAACAGCTCTCGATACAGTTGATAAAATATCGGCAAGTACCTCGTGGTGGACCAGAGCGACATGTCTAGAGTTTTTACAAGTTTTAATATTCCACAATATGAGTATTCTACTTAGCAATCCATTGTGGGTCGGCCAAGTGCGCAGGCTCGTTCTTTGCCTGTTAGAAGACGAACGTCTTGAAGTACGTGAAAAAGCTGGTCAGGTACTTGGCGGGCTTCTGCATTGTACATTCATTCCAGACCAAGAGATTCTTTTG AAAGACCTTAAGATCAAAGCCAAGACAAAGTTAAGGCAGAAGAAGAAACAACAGTCAAATGATGCAACCACGAACCACGAGAGATCCGCGGAAGCCGCTTCTATCCGCGTTCGTCACGCTGGTGTTTTGGGACTGTGCGCATTCATCAATGCTCATCCCTATGACGTACCACCTTTCTTACCCTCGATATTTGAAGAGCTTGGACCTCATCTAAACGACCCTCAACCCATTCCC GCAACAATTCGAAAAACATTGGGCGACTTTAAGCGAACGCATTACGATGGATGGTTAGGTGAGAACGGACACCAACAACGCTTCACGGAAGAGCAACTAGCCGTTTTGCAGGATCTTGTTGTCCCACCAACATATTTTGCTTGA